GGTTATGATGATATGCCAATCTGTATGGCAAAAACTCAGAATTCCATTTCAGATAATCCAAAACTAAAAGGTAGACCTGAAGGATTTACAGTATCAGTAAGAGAGATAAACCTTTCAGCAGGAGCAGGATTCCTTGTACCATTAACAGGACCTGTAATGACAATGCCTGGTTTACCAAAAAGACCATCAGCAGAAGATATAGATGTTGATGAAGATGGTAAGATTACCGGTTTATTCTAAATTGAATTAACTTATTTCATCTCCTGAGATAAAACAATCTCAGGAGATGATTTACATTTAATATATTTTTAAAGGCAGGTGAAGATTATGGAAAAGATAAAAATTAATGAAATTGAAGATCTTAAAATTGGACATGCTGATAATAAAAAAGGGATAACAGGATGTAGTGTTTTTTTATTTGAAAAAGGTGCTGTAGCTGGAGTTGATATACGAGGTGGTGCACCCGGAACTAGAGAAACAGCGCTATTGAAACCAGATAAACTTGTTGATAAAATTCATGCAATTATGCTTGCTGGAGGTAGTGCTTTTGGTTTAGATGCTGCTTCTGGTGCAGTTAAATATTTAGAGGAAAATGGAATTGGTTTTAAAACTGGAGCGGCTAGAGTTCCAATTGTAAGTTCTTCAATTTTATATGATTTAGAAATTGGAAGTTCTGAGATACGACCTGATATTGATATGGGATATCAAGCCTGTCTAAATGCTTCTAAAGATGCTTTTTCAAATGGTAATATTGGTGCGGGAATGGGAGCAACTATTGGAAAAATAGCAGGACCGGATCAAATGATGAAAGGTGGTTTGGGTACTGTTGCCTATAAAATGGGAGACTTAAAAATAGGAGCTGCTGTTGCAGTTAACTCATTAGGAGATATTATAAATCCTCATACTGGAGAAATAATAGCTGGAGTATTAAACAAAAATAAAAATTCTTTTTTGGATACAGAAGAACTTTTTTATGAAAATTATAAAAAAAATAATAATATTTTTGGAACAAATACTTCCTTAGGTGTGGTTATTACCAATGCTAAATTGTCTAAAGTTGAAGCAAATAAAATTGCTACTAAAGCACATAATGGTTATGCTTTAACTATGTCACCTGCTCATACTGATTTTGATGGTGATACAATTTTTGTAGCATCTACTTCAAAAATAAATGTAGATATTAATACACTCAACCTTCTGGCAGTAAAGGTTGTAAAAGAAGCTGTTTTAAATGCGATAAAATCAGCTGATACTATTGATGGAGTAATTTCTATGAATGATTTAAAAAATAATTTTTAAGGAGATAAAAATGGATGAGAATTCTTTATTAGCAAATAAAATAGAAGAAAGTTTAGATACAGAAATTATTGGCAAAAAAATATATTATTATTCTCAGGTGAATTCTACTAATAAAATAGCTTCTGAATTAGCAAAATATGGTGCTAATGAAGGTACGGTTGTTATTGCAGAAAAGCAAAGTGGTGGTCGGGGTAGAAGAGGAAGAACATGGCATTCTTCTGATGAGGGTTTGTGGTTTTCAATAATCATTAGACCTGAAATAAAAATTAATGAAAGTCATTTTTTAACAATTAATGCCTCATTAGCTATCTATTATGCATTAAAAGGACTTGGAATTGAAAGTGAAATAAAATGGCCTAATGATATATTATATAAAGATAAAAAAATATGTGGAATTTTATCTGAAATGAACAGTTCTTCTCAAAAATTAAATTACATTGTAACCGGTATTGGAATCAATGTAAATCAAGAAAAATTTCCCAACCAAATAAAAGAAAAAGCTATTTCATTATATAATATACTTGGGAATAAAGTTGATCAGATTGAATTGCTAAAAGATATTCTTTTTTACTTTGAAAATTTCTATTTTAGATTTTTAAGTGGAGAAAAAGAAAAATTATTAGATGAATGGAAAAATAAGATTTCACTTTTAGGAAAAGAAGTTACAGTGAAAAGTGATGGAAAAAAATATCAGGGAAAAGCAGTAGATATTGCCAAAGATGGTAGATTGGTATTATTAACTGACAAATCTGAAAAAATAAAATTTTGGGCAGGGGACACCAGTGTTCGGAAATAACTTTGAAAATAAACTAATATTTCATTAAAACTCGGGCTAAATCTCGAGTTTTTTTAATTAAGTTGATAATAAGTTATACATATAATATAATATGGTCGGAAACAGAGAATAGAGTTTTA
This genomic interval from Halanaerobiales bacterium contains the following:
- a CDS encoding formate--tetrahydrofolate ligase yields the protein GYDDMPICMAKTQNSISDNPKLKGRPEGFTVSVREINLSAGAGFLVPLTGPVMTMPGLPKRPSAEDIDVDEDGKITGLF
- a CDS encoding P1 family peptidase; this translates as MEKIKINEIEDLKIGHADNKKGITGCSVFLFEKGAVAGVDIRGGAPGTRETALLKPDKLVDKIHAIMLAGGSAFGLDAASGAVKYLEENGIGFKTGAARVPIVSSSILYDLEIGSSEIRPDIDMGYQACLNASKDAFSNGNIGAGMGATIGKIAGPDQMMKGGLGTVAYKMGDLKIGAAVAVNSLGDIINPHTGEIIAGVLNKNKNSFLDTEELFYENYKKNNNIFGTNTSLGVVITNAKLSKVEANKIATKAHNGYALTMSPAHTDFDGDTIFVASTSKINVDINTLNLLAVKVVKEAVLNAIKSADTIDGVISMNDLKNNF
- a CDS encoding biotin--[acetyl-CoA-carboxylase] ligase, whose protein sequence is MDENSLLANKIEESLDTEIIGKKIYYYSQVNSTNKIASELAKYGANEGTVVIAEKQSGGRGRRGRTWHSSDEGLWFSIIIRPEIKINESHFLTINASLAIYYALKGLGIESEIKWPNDILYKDKKICGILSEMNSSSQKLNYIVTGIGINVNQEKFPNQIKEKAISLYNILGNKVDQIELLKDILFYFENFYFRFLSGEKEKLLDEWKNKISLLGKEVTVKSDGKKYQGKAVDIAKDGRLVLLTDKSEKIKFWAGDTSVRK